A window of the Cannabis sativa cultivar Pink pepper isolate KNU-18-1 chromosome X, ASM2916894v1, whole genome shotgun sequence genome harbors these coding sequences:
- the LOC115723391 gene encoding uncharacterized protein LOC115723391 produces MEVDLVPQLVKCRILAATLEENAHNWFSQLPEASISTWETFVDLFLTHFQATMTYRLPYTTLANIKQEPVTKVEKAPESSLVCMLITGVLPRTNFWKELQAREPESLVEFFAMAEPHKRIENSLAELEKGKDKRKSPVPRSRSRNPQGKNSRGRSSRRRSPRRQRSPKLAKSPPKKESSPKRKGGPRFVNYTELAVPRDHIYAIEEKNGVFKKPPPIKGNRDKRDPKKFCKYHKNIGHTTLDCWVLQDEIEELIRRGKFSKYKKNEESHPRADDK; encoded by the exons ATGGAAGTGGATCTGGTACCTCAGCTCGTAAAATGTCGCATTCTGGCGGCAACATTGGAAGAAAATGCCCACAATTGGTTCAGCCAATTGCCTGAGGCTTCTATCTCGACATGGGAGACCTTTGTCGACCTGTTCCTCACGCATTTCCAAGCCACAATGACCTATAGGCTGCCCTATACCACTCTGGctaacatcaaacaagaacctg TAACAAAAGTtgagaaggctcccgagtcttcgctaGTCTGTATGTTAATAACAGGTGTCCTGCCGAGAACTAATTTTTGGAAGGAGCTGCAGGCTCGAGAACCAGAATCGCTGGTCGAGTTCTTTGCCATGGCAGAACCACATAAGAGGATTGAGAATTCCCTGGCAGAGTTGGAGAAGGGCAAAGATAAGCGTAAGTCACCAGTGCCGCGATCACGATCCCGCAATCCCCAAGGGAAGAATTCTAGAGGACGAAGCTCAAGAAGACGCAGTCCACGGAGACAGCGAAGTCCGAAACTGGCCAAGTCCCCTCCAAAGAAGGAATCCTCACCGAAAAGGAAAGGTGGACCGCGCTTCGTGAACTATACCGAGCTCGCAGTACCACGAGACCATATCTACGCCATCGAAGAGAAGAATGGGGTCTTCAAGAAGCCTCCCCCGATCAAGGGAAACCGTGACAAGAGAGatcctaaaaaattctgtaagtaccataAAAATATTGGTCACACTACTTTGGATTGTTGGGTTTTGCAGGACGAGATTGAAGAGCTGATCAGGAGAGGAAAGTTCAGCAAATACAAAAAGAAcgaggaaagtcatccccgGGCGGATGACAAATAA
- the LOC115702527 gene encoding AT-hook motif nuclear-localized protein 23 translates to MAGLDLGSASRFAQQLQRPDLHLQFPPDSDNHHHDINRNGHFNADHDEDDDDNNNNSGGGFDLISGHHQNSGGDMGSRRPRGRPPGSKNKPKPPVIITRESANTLRAHILEVGSGCDVFDSVATYARKRQRGICVLSGSGTVTNVTLRQPAAAGAVVTLHGRFEILSLSGSFLPPPAPPGATSLTIFLAGGQGQVVGGNVVGALIAAGPVIVIASSFTNVAYERLPLEEEEVPLQMQQQVPQSSSGGGGGGGSGGGGSASGVSNNPFPDPSSAAGLPFFNLPMNNMPQLPADGWNGNSNSGRQPY, encoded by the coding sequence ATGGCTGGCTTAGACTTAGGCTCAGCTTCTCGCTTTGCTCAGCAGCTTCAACGCCCTGATCTTCACCTCCAATTCCCACCGGATTCCGACAACCACCACCATGACATCAACAGAAACGGCCACTTCAACGCAGAtcatgatgaagatgatgatgacaacaacaacaactcagGTGGAGGCTTTGATCTCATCTCGGGCCATCACCAAAACTCAGGCGGCGACATGGGGTCCCGCCGCCCTAGAGGCCGGCCGCCCGGATCCAAGAACAAGCCCAAACCTCCCGTGATCATCACGCGGGAGAGCGCAAACACGCTCAGGGCCCACATCTTGGAGGTCGGAAGCGGCTGCGACGTGTTTGACTCAGTGGCCACATATGCCCGGAAGAGGCAGCGCGGGATCTGCGTGCTAAGTGGGAGCGGAACAGTCACAAACGTCACTCTTCGGCAGCCAGCAGCAGCCGGAGCTGTGGTTACTCTACATGGCAGGTTCGAGATACTTTCCCTTTCGGGGTCGTTCTTGCCTCCTCCTGCGCCGCCGGGGGCGACCAGCCTTACCATATTCTTGGCCGGCGGGCAGGGTCAGGTGGTTGGTGGGAATGTTGTGGGAGCCTTAATTGCCGCCGGGCCAGTGATTGTGATAGCTTCTTCTTTCACTAACGTGGCTTATGAGAGATTGCCGTTGGAGGAGGAGGAGGTGCCTCTTCAGATGCAGCAGCAAGTACCTCAGTCCTCCAGCGGCGGAGGAGGCGGAGGAGGAAGTGGTGGCGGTGGCAGTGCTAGTGGAGTGAGTAATAACCCTTTTCCGGACCCATCATCGGCGGCGGGGCTACCTTTCTTCAACCTACCTATGAATAATATGCCTCAACTACCGGCTGACGGTTGGAACGGAAACTCAAACTCTGGTCGGCAGCCTTATTGA